In the Chryseobacterium sp. MYb264 genome, one interval contains:
- a CDS encoding fasciclin domain-containing protein: MNTRTKIAVAGMVVLSFAFSGNLTAQMTKEKTVMVGGAAMYPSKNIIENAVNSKDHKTLVTAVKAAGLVETLQGKGPFTVLAPTDAAFAKLPKGTVESLVKPENKATLTKILTYHVLPGKFNAKEIWAAVKAGNGKSMMKTAEGEELTFWTKGKDLYVRDAKGNDAKVTIADVNQSNGVIHVIDTVLMP, encoded by the coding sequence ATGAACACAAGAACAAAAATCGCAGTTGCAGGAATGGTTGTTTTATCATTCGCTTTCAGTGGAAATTTAACTGCACAGATGACGAAAGAGAAAACAGTAATGGTTGGCGGAGCAGCGATGTATCCTTCAAAAAATATTATCGAAAATGCTGTTAATTCAAAAGACCACAAAACATTGGTTACAGCGGTAAAAGCAGCCGGTTTGGTTGAAACTTTACAGGGAAAAGGTCCTTTTACGGTATTGGCTCCTACAGATGCGGCTTTTGCTAAATTACCAAAAGGGACTGTGGAAAGTCTGGTAAAACCTGAAAATAAAGCTACGCTTACAAAAATCCTTACTTATCATGTGCTTCCGGGAAAATTCAATGCTAAAGAAATTTGGGCGGCAGTGAAAGCCGGGAATGGAAAAAGTATGATGAAAACAGCAGAAGGCGAAGAATTAACATTCTGGACCAAAGGCAAAGATCTTTATGTGAGAGACGCAAAAGGAAATGATGCTAAAGTTACTATTGCGGACGTCAATCAATCAAACGGTGTTATTCACGTGATCGACACTGTTTTAATGCCTTAG
- a CDS encoding RNA polymerase sigma factor, protein MRRKTFTIKTNYSEEELIVLLKEKNESGFHYLYDHYSGALYGVILRIVQSKEYTEEIIQDVFVKIWNSIHQYDSSKGRFYTWMINIARNTAIDYLKSKGFQNELKNQSLPDFVYNSAELSTTNNSSDFIGFNKVIEGLEVDKQELIDLAYYQGYTQHEISEKLKIPLGTVKTKMRNALMKLKDLLKDYQ, encoded by the coding sequence TTGAGACGAAAAACATTCACTATTAAAACAAACTATTCGGAAGAAGAGCTCATCGTTTTACTGAAAGAAAAAAACGAATCTGGTTTTCATTATTTGTATGACCATTATTCTGGTGCGCTGTATGGCGTAATTCTCCGAATTGTTCAGTCTAAAGAATATACGGAAGAAATTATTCAGGATGTTTTCGTTAAAATCTGGAATTCTATTCATCAATACGACTCTTCCAAGGGAAGATTTTACACCTGGATGATCAATATTGCAAGAAACACTGCGATTGATTATTTAAAATCTAAAGGTTTTCAGAATGAACTTAAAAACCAATCGCTTCCGGATTTCGTATATAACTCTGCAGAACTTTCAACGACAAATAATTCATCCGATTTTATTGGATTTAATAAAGTAATTGAAGGGCTGGAAGTCGATAAACAGGAGTTGATTGATTTGGCTTATTATCAGGGATATACCCAACACGAGATATCCGAAAAACTGAAGATACCGCTGGGAACAGTGAAAACCAAAATGAGAAACGCACTGATGAAATTAAAGGATTTGTTAAAAGACTATCAATAA
- a CDS encoding ferritin-like domain-containing protein, protein MKRTTIHVSNQGATLDTGRRNFLKLSGVGLAIAGLTFIGCDDNDDFNFMDDKVFDLGSGDVGVLNYAYALEQLEADFYTKVVNNFYAGISSIEKELFTDLYHHEVIHRDFFKAAISGVTSNVLPKLEFQYPNVNFNDRNSVLATAKALEDTGVAAYNGAGKYITNGDYLVIAGKIVSVEARHASAIRNLINPGTAAFSGDDVIDGNGLDLAKEPKDIVAAAGGFIKTSFTWKEQGIG, encoded by the coding sequence ATGAAAAGAACAACAATTCATGTTTCTAATCAGGGGGCAACTCTTGATACAGGCAGAAGAAACTTTCTGAAACTGAGCGGCGTTGGATTAGCCATTGCCGGGCTTACGTTTATCGGTTGTGATGATAATGACGATTTTAACTTTATGGACGATAAAGTTTTTGATCTGGGCTCAGGAGATGTAGGCGTATTAAACTATGCTTATGCGTTAGAACAGCTGGAAGCCGATTTTTACACTAAAGTGGTTAATAATTTTTATGCAGGAATTTCCAGTATTGAAAAAGAATTATTCACAGATTTGTATCATCATGAAGTGATTCACAGAGATTTTTTCAAGGCAGCTATTAGCGGTGTAACATCTAATGTTTTACCAAAACTTGAATTTCAGTATCCGAATGTAAATTTTAATGATAGAAATTCGGTTTTAGCCACTGCAAAAGCCCTTGAAGACACAGGTGTTGCAGCGTATAACGGAGCCGGAAAATATATTACAAATGGAGATTATCTGGTGATCGCAGGTAAAATAGTTTCTGTAGAAGCAAGACATGCGTCTGCCATCAGAAATTTAATCAATCCCGGAACAGCAGCCTTTTCCGGAGATGATGTGATCGATGGAAACGGATTGGATCTGGCCAAGGAACCAAAAGATATTGTAGCCGCTGCAGGAGGATTTATCAAAACTTCTTTTACGTGGAAAGAACAGGGAATCGGATAA
- a CDS encoding anti-sigma factor: protein MNTKEYISSGIIESYVLGHASIEEAGILECVMKNNAEVKAAVEEAQQTLENLATAQSVTPPDDLKSKIWNKIQQEQIVEEVKPAVSVDIPAAKPQEEIRIQSNNNWKAFAIAASVLFLVSVGGNMFWMSNQSKMKTEIADMNNHKKSQDLAMQKMNRKMDMATDPNMEMVMLNGVEKHTDSKAMVFWNRKTKDVYLTAESLPKAPDGMQYQLWAIEDGKPVNAGMYTLEKDSEIALANISNAQAFAITLEKQGGSTIPTMENMYVMGEI, encoded by the coding sequence TTGAACACTAAAGAATACATATCATCCGGAATTATAGAATCTTATGTTCTAGGTCACGCTTCAATTGAAGAGGCGGGGATTTTGGAGTGTGTGATGAAAAACAATGCTGAAGTAAAAGCTGCGGTAGAAGAAGCGCAGCAGACATTGGAAAATTTGGCTACAGCACAGAGCGTAACGCCTCCGGACGATTTAAAATCAAAGATTTGGAATAAAATTCAGCAGGAACAGATTGTTGAAGAAGTTAAACCTGCAGTTTCGGTAGATATTCCGGCTGCAAAACCACAAGAAGAGATTAGAATACAAAGCAATAATAATTGGAAAGCCTTTGCTATTGCTGCTTCTGTACTATTTTTAGTAAGCGTGGGAGGGAATATGTTTTGGATGAGCAATCAGTCTAAAATGAAGACCGAGATTGCGGATATGAACAATCATAAAAAATCTCAGGATCTTGCGATGCAGAAAATGAACCGTAAGATGGATATGGCAACCGATCCGAATATGGAAATGGTGATGTTGAACGGTGTTGAAAAGCATACCGATTCCAAAGCCATGGTTTTCTGGAATAGAAAGACGAAAGATGTTTATCTTACCGCCGAAAGTCTTCCAAAAGCACCTGATGGTATGCAATATCAGCTTTGGGCCATTGAAGACGGCAAACCTGTAAATGCAGGAATGTACACGCTTGAAAAAGACAGCGAAATTGCTTTAGCGAATATTTCTAATGCTCAGGCCTTTGCAATTACTTTAGAAAAACAAGGCGGAAGTACGATCCCAACCATGGAAAATATGTACGTGATGGGAGAGATTTAG
- a CDS encoding ferritin-like domain-containing protein, with the protein MNILKLLDKLSNDKFFTKETSRLETITNMSAFGKQAAVAAVPFGLGALMTTSVKAETVSTTNSDTFKNTLTDALQLALVLEYLENEYYAMGLAAGTLIPNADRAVFMQIAKHESAHVTFLKSTLTSLGVTPGAKPTFDFTVNGSFSPFTDYSQFLILAQAFEDTGVRAYKGQAGNVMSNKAILQAALQIHSVEARHASQVRRMRANKGWIELSDGGNMPSATNAVYAGENVTNQAGFNTATAFGAAAGSAAYDEILTGSDAQTIASLFIV; encoded by the coding sequence ATGAATATTCTAAAATTACTTGATAAACTTTCGAACGATAAATTCTTTACTAAAGAAACCTCACGTTTAGAAACGATTACAAATATGTCAGCCTTTGGAAAACAAGCCGCTGTGGCTGCCGTTCCATTTGGATTAGGAGCATTAATGACCACTTCTGTAAAGGCAGAAACCGTAAGTACAACAAATTCAGATACCTTTAAAAATACTTTAACTGATGCTCTTCAGCTCGCTTTGGTTCTGGAATATCTTGAGAATGAATACTATGCTATGGGATTGGCTGCCGGAACTTTAATTCCCAATGCAGACCGCGCCGTTTTTATGCAGATTGCTAAGCATGAATCTGCTCACGTTACTTTCCTTAAAAGTACGTTAACCTCTCTAGGAGTTACTCCCGGTGCAAAACCGACCTTTGATTTTACCGTAAACGGAAGCTTCTCTCCTTTTACAGATTATAGTCAATTTTTAATTCTGGCACAGGCTTTTGAAGATACCGGCGTAAGAGCGTATAAAGGGCAGGCCGGAAATGTAATGTCTAATAAAGCCATTTTACAGGCTGCGTTGCAAATTCACTCGGTGGAAGCAAGACATGCCTCTCAGGTAAGAAGAATGCGCGCTAATAAAGGCTGGATAGAGCTTTCCGACGGAGGAAATATGCCGTCTGCAACCAATGCGGTGTATGCCGGTGAAAATGTGACCAATCAGGCCGGATTTAATACTGCGACAGCTTTTGGAGCCGCTGCAGGTTCGGCGGCTTATGATGAAATTTTAACAGGAAGTGATGCCCAGACAATTGCGTCCTTATTTATTGTATGA
- a CDS encoding aldo/keto reductase, which produces MKADILKEKHRLGLGGVAIGTAFEPLTDQESYDVLKKAWDLGIRYFDTSPWYGLTKSERRFGDFLQNQNRDEFVFSTKVGRLFTEVPENEVPPTMWKAPLPFDFKHDYTADAIKKSIEESLKRTGVSHIDIVYVHDLSEDQVGDRYPYFLKQAKEGAFKVLSNLRDQGIIKAWGMGVNKIEPILDCLESADPDICLSATQYSILEHEDAVDRLLPAVKKAGVKLVSGAGYNSGFINGRPRYNYSDVIPKGMREKRDKISEIAKRYHISIVDAALHFVLAADEFAAIIPGASKPEQVQGNVNALETKIPTEFWKELKSEGLIYEKAQLPA; this is translated from the coding sequence ATGAAAGCAGACATTTTAAAGGAAAAACACAGGTTAGGACTCGGTGGAGTTGCCATAGGAACAGCATTTGAACCTTTAACAGACCAAGAGTCTTATGATGTTTTAAAGAAAGCCTGGGATTTAGGAATTCGATATTTTGATACTTCACCTTGGTACGGATTAACAAAAAGTGAAAGACGATTCGGGGATTTTTTACAAAATCAAAATAGAGATGAATTTGTTTTTTCCACAAAAGTAGGTCGCCTGTTTACGGAAGTTCCAGAAAATGAAGTTCCGCCAACGATGTGGAAAGCGCCTTTACCTTTTGATTTTAAACACGATTATACAGCAGACGCCATCAAAAAAAGTATTGAAGAAAGTCTGAAAAGAACGGGGGTATCTCATATCGACATCGTATATGTTCACGACCTTTCGGAAGACCAGGTAGGCGATCGCTATCCCTATTTTCTAAAACAGGCAAAGGAAGGAGCTTTTAAAGTATTATCTAATCTGCGGGATCAGGGTATTATAAAAGCTTGGGGAATGGGGGTTAATAAAATAGAACCCATATTGGACTGTCTTGAATCTGCTGATCCGGATATTTGTCTGTCCGCCACGCAATATTCAATTTTAGAGCATGAAGACGCGGTGGATCGTTTGTTACCTGCGGTGAAAAAAGCAGGCGTAAAATTGGTTTCCGGTGCGGGATATAATTCGGGTTTTATCAACGGAAGACCGAGATATAATTATTCCGATGTAATTCCAAAAGGGATGAGGGAGAAGAGGGATAAAATTAGCGAAATCGCCAAAAGATATCACATCAGTATTGTTGATGCGGCACTTCACTTTGTTTTGGCGGCGGATGAATTTGCAGCGATTATTCCAGGAGCAAGTAAACCGGAGCAGGTACAGGGAAATGTAAATGCTTTAGAAACAAAAATCCCGACAGAATTCTGGAAAGAACTGAAATCTGAAGGATTAATTTATGAAAAGGCTCAACTTCCTGCTTAA
- a CDS encoding TonB-dependent receptor has product MKKIICAIALLSFSLAFAQETSSKIFGRLRGTSSEMTIKVVHVPTNSVFETKSSKNGQFSLDNLQPGGPYSIEVIDGSKVVYANPNVQLSLGNNDLPVVEIGGSKEKVIDEVKLTSKRSTPAKFGVGISQAQISGLPNINRGIQDVTKLVPQSANNSFNGTNFRYNNVTIDGSINNDAIGFSPSLGGQTGTSGMPGSSTRSNSISLDAIQDVQVYIAPYDVKLGNFLGGSINAVTRSGSNNVEGSMYVYGRNASITGRNRIGDNSKMPNSFEDFIYGGRVGLPVIKDKLFLFTNLEYTKRTDPVFYNANDPNALLNENTAQQISDFVRNKYGFNVGSFNQYSNFSESAKLFNKLDWKINDKHTLSIKNNTVFSQASNLERDGANFRFSSMDFVQKNNASTTTLELKSRFNSQWNNNLIVGYSSIHDYRDPTSENAMFPQVEIAYNGGTILLGNDREATVFNMRQKTFEITDNLTYKTGHHTFLLGTHNELYNIDYGFVNALNGRISYKSLNDFYNSNPARIRGTYPFDGADRQSLFDNPYAHYKVNLLSAYLQDEINWGRLRVTPGVRVDYTDLPNKPLLSQQVTGSPTDPNLGNTYSYTPLNQLTNKYLNKPTISPRLGFTYDVTEDRSVVLRGGSGIFVGRIPFAWLGYAYYNDGVGFGSYDYNAPTAAQLAANGDPLVSGNFPKWQNSSKVQVDLVDNNFKMPKVWRSSLAVDYTVSGYKLTLEGIYTKVLYDLKFQQVNKTDNVTYFSYDTNHEMPIYTTNINSNFSNAYMLSNTKEGYRYNVTAQLSKAYNFGLNFFVAYTYGDAKDITNGIRNSMESNWQMNQSLTPNDPKLSTSNFAIKNRVVANLGYSLPLSQSNRLSANVYFNAQSGNPFSWGFINSTIANTGQAAGLAYVFKDAAEATKYLAPIKDASGNITVTTAQQVAEYEKFVNNNEYLSSRRGKFTERNGDTTPWNIQADFRIMDEIRLSEKSKNTLQISLSIINVTNLLNKNWGKVYFVPNTFNSTASVGLTKVGNVAAGQPSAGDPTYNFTTPGSPYTIDQFASRFQAQLGVRYNF; this is encoded by the coding sequence ATGAAAAAAATAATCTGTGCTATTGCATTATTATCTTTCAGCCTTGCTTTCGCTCAGGAAACAAGTTCTAAAATTTTCGGAAGACTAAGGGGAACGTCTTCTGAAATGACCATTAAGGTGGTTCACGTACCGACAAACAGTGTTTTTGAAACCAAAAGCAGCAAAAACGGACAGTTCAGTTTAGACAATCTACAACCCGGAGGTCCTTATTCTATTGAAGTTATAGATGGTTCTAAGGTGGTATACGCTAATCCGAATGTTCAGCTTTCACTGGGAAATAATGATCTTCCTGTCGTAGAAATCGGAGGCAGCAAAGAAAAGGTAATTGATGAAGTAAAACTGACTTCAAAAAGATCTACTCCTGCAAAATTTGGGGTGGGAATCAGTCAGGCACAGATTTCAGGACTTCCGAATATCAACAGAGGAATCCAGGATGTGACCAAGCTGGTTCCGCAAAGTGCGAATAACTCTTTCAACGGAACCAATTTCAGATATAATAACGTAACCATTGACGGTTCTATTAACAACGATGCCATTGGTTTTAGCCCTTCTTTAGGCGGCCAGACAGGAACTTCGGGAATGCCGGGAAGCAGTACGCGTTCAAATTCAATCAGTTTAGATGCTATTCAGGACGTGCAGGTGTATATTGCGCCTTATGATGTAAAATTGGGGAACTTTTTAGGAGGAAGCATTAACGCGGTAACCAGAAGCGGAAGCAATAATGTGGAAGGATCAATGTATGTTTATGGAAGAAATGCCTCGATTACCGGAAGAAACCGAATTGGCGATAACTCTAAAATGCCGAACTCTTTTGAAGATTTCATTTATGGTGGAAGGGTAGGATTGCCGGTGATAAAAGATAAATTATTCCTATTTACCAATCTTGAATACACCAAACGAACAGATCCTGTTTTTTATAATGCCAATGATCCGAATGCTTTGCTTAATGAAAATACGGCGCAGCAAATCTCAGATTTTGTGAGAAATAAATATGGATTTAATGTGGGAAGCTTCAACCAGTATAGCAATTTTTCCGAAAGTGCTAAACTTTTTAATAAATTAGACTGGAAAATTAATGATAAACATACCTTATCAATCAAAAATAATACGGTATTTTCTCAGGCTTCCAATCTTGAAAGAGACGGCGCTAACTTCCGCTTCTCAAGCATGGATTTTGTTCAAAAAAACAATGCTTCCACAACAACTTTAGAGTTGAAAAGCCGATTCAATTCTCAATGGAATAATAATTTGATCGTTGGTTATTCATCGATTCATGATTACAGAGATCCGACTTCGGAAAATGCAATGTTCCCACAGGTTGAAATTGCGTATAACGGAGGTACTATTTTGCTTGGAAACGACCGTGAGGCAACCGTTTTCAATATGAGACAGAAAACTTTTGAAATTACTGATAATTTAACTTATAAAACAGGGCATCATACCTTTTTGTTAGGAACCCACAACGAACTCTACAATATTGATTATGGCTTTGTCAATGCACTTAACGGAAGGATTTCCTATAAAAGTTTAAACGATTTTTATAATTCAAATCCGGCAAGAATAAGAGGAACGTATCCCTTTGACGGAGCCGACAGACAAAGCTTATTCGATAATCCTTATGCTCATTATAAAGTGAATTTGCTTTCGGCTTATCTTCAGGATGAGATCAATTGGGGAAGATTAAGGGTAACACCCGGTGTGAGGGTAGATTATACCGATTTACCAAACAAACCGCTTTTAAGTCAACAGGTTACAGGGTCGCCGACAGATCCAAATTTAGGAAATACGTATAGCTATACACCATTAAATCAGTTAACGAATAAATACCTCAACAAACCTACCATATCTCCGAGATTAGGGTTTACCTATGATGTAACAGAAGACAGATCGGTAGTTCTAAGAGGAGGGTCAGGAATTTTTGTCGGAAGAATACCTTTTGCATGGCTGGGTTATGCGTATTATAATGACGGGGTTGGTTTCGGAAGTTATGATTATAACGCTCCGACGGCTGCACAATTGGCCGCAAACGGAGATCCTCTGGTAAGTGGAAATTTCCCGAAATGGCAAAATTCATCAAAAGTTCAGGTAGATTTGGTGGATAATAATTTTAAAATGCCTAAAGTCTGGAGAAGTTCATTAGCAGTGGATTACACCGTTTCAGGATACAAGTTGACCTTAGAAGGAATTTATACAAAAGTTTTGTATGATCTGAAATTCCAGCAGGTGAATAAAACAGATAATGTAACGTATTTCAGCTATGATACCAACCATGAAATGCCGATCTACACGACCAATATCAACAGTAATTTTTCGAATGCCTATATGCTTTCCAACACGAAAGAAGGGTACAGATACAATGTAACAGCACAACTTTCTAAGGCGTATAATTTTGGGTTAAATTTCTTCGTGGCCTATACCTATGGTGATGCCAAAGATATCACTAATGGAATCAGAAATTCCATGGAAAGTAACTGGCAGATGAACCAATCTTTAACACCGAATGATCCTAAATTATCAACTTCCAACTTTGCTATTAAAAACAGAGTAGTTGCCAATTTGGGCTACTCGCTGCCGCTTTCTCAGTCAAACAGATTATCCGCTAATGTCTATTTTAATGCCCAGTCCGGAAATCCATTTTCATGGGGATTCATCAACAGCACCATTGCTAATACGGGACAGGCTGCTGGTTTAGCGTATGTCTTTAAAGATGCTGCTGAAGCCACAAAATATCTGGCACCGATAAAAGATGCTTCAGGAAATATTACGGTTACGACTGCTCAACAGGTTGCGGAATATGAAAAATTCGTGAATAATAATGAATATCTGAGCAGCAGAAGAGGGAAATTCACTGAGAGAAACGGTGATACAACGCCTTGGAATATTCAGGCAGATTTCAGAATCATGGATGAGATCAGATTAAGTGAGAAATCTAAAAATACGCTTCAGATCTCTTTAAGCATCATTAATGTGACCAATTTACTAAACAAGAACTGGGGGAAAGTATATTTTGTACCTAATACTTTCAATTCTACGGCGAGTGTGGGATTAACGAAAGTTGGAAATGTTGCGGCGGGACAGCCTTCAGCGGGAGATCCAACCTACAATTTTACCACTCCGGGTTCGCCTTATACGATCGATCAGTTTGCCTCAAGATTCCAGGCGCAGTTGGGAGTTCGATATAATTTTTAA